The genomic stretch AAGGAGAAGGGGGGCTGAGAGTGtggatttgtgtgtttttggcagATCGTGGAGCAAAAAAGAGGGTACGACACATTAATTTTATTCAGCACAGCTCTCTGTGGTCACTAAGCCTCCTCAGCAAACATACCCCTTCTTCCATCAATCAAAGTTGACTTatttagcacatttcatacaatgAAACACCATGCGATGTGCTTTACAGTAAATGAAAAGTGCACAGATAAAAAGAGGGTAATGATTAGATAAAACAAACAGTAAATAGTTAGAAAAAATACCTTGATAAAATAGAGTAAAGAagatataacaataataaaacaATGGCACGATTCAAATAATATTGGTTGAACTGAAACAGACAAACCCCATAATTAATTAATGTCAGATTAAGAGCTAATGAATAATAGTATAAGGGGTTACCAGAGGTGAAAGCGCAATTAAAAAGAAGTGTGAGTAATCGCTTAAAAGTTGCTGCTGAAGTGGCTGTTCTCATTTCCAATGGGGGACTATTGCACAGTTtaggcccatacacacaaaacAAGGCTTCATAGCGAGGAGAAGACTGTCTGTGGAGCTGAGTGCTCTACCAGAAACATTCATGCAGCATATTGTTTATATAGTCAAGAGAGAGTTTGATTTATGAATAAGTAAACTATTGCTGTGCTTCAACTGTGTTGTCCTCTGTCCTGTCAACAGCGTCCAACATGCTGACAGGACAGAGAACAACACAATCACTTCCACCTCCGATAGTATGGCTTTTGTGTTAGTGTGGAGAAAGTTATATTACAATGTGTGttaattattttttgtttttctgttgccTGTTAGCAGGCATTTGATGCCGAGGCCCTTCCCTAGGGAAACAATGCTTGGACTACTGCTTGTGCTGCTACTGGGGGTGCATGTCCTGGCAGTGTGCCCCTCCATGTGCTCCTGCAGCTCCAGTCATAGGGAGGTTGACTGTTCCTGGAAGGGTCTGAGACTGCTTCCGGATGGGCTGCAACACAACCTCCACTCCCTCAACATATCCCACAATCGACTGCACAATCTGGACGGTCAGCTAACAGTGTATGCCCACCTCCGCATCCTGGATTTGTCTCACAACCGGCTGGCGTATCTGCCCACTGGGCTGCCCCGTTCTCTCTGGCGGCTTTATGCGGGTGCAAACCGTATCCGGCTGCTAGATAAGAATGATACCGCCTATCAGTGGAACCTGCGACTTCTGGAGCTGTCCAACAACAAGTTGGAGCGGGTTGTCTTTATCAACAACACCTTATCCAACCTGCGCGTGCTCAACCTCAACCACAACCGCTTCTGGACAGTGCCCACCAACATGCCTGTGCACCTGGAGACTGTAGACCTGTCTCACAACACCCTGGTACAGGTGCTGCCAGACTCTCTGGACCGGCTTCCCCGACTCACTCACTTCTACCTGCATTCTAATCGCTTTTCTATGCTGCCTTTTGGTGCTTTGGACAGGCTGGCAGGGCTTAAGGTCATCTCCCTAGGGGACAACCCTTGGGCCTGCCACCTCCACTCCAACATCACCTACTTACTGTCCTGGATCCAGCGTACCCCAGCCCGCATCCTAGGCTGTCCCTGCCACACTCAGCCTATCTGTGGGGAGGCACGCCCTGGTAGGACTGGGGGGTGGCACTTTGCATCCTACGACCAGCCACCTCTGGCAGCTGGTGCCCGGGACCTGAGTTCGATACCGCCGGAAAGCAGTTCCACTGGCTGGTGGTATGTGTCTGAGCTGAACACCCAATATACCACGAGGGAGAGCTTAACAACACAGCAGCACTCCTTTGCAACCACTCCTGTCAGACTCACTACCCTACCACTCGACACCACAGACAACCATATGATTGAAGAGGACCTTTCGACCAAGACAAAGCCATCTGCTATGGCTCACAGGTTCCCAACAGACTCCCTGTCTATTGCCAGCACAATCTTCATCACAGACAAAGCAGTGAGCAACAACTCCCAATACATGACTGACACACCCCCTGTTACTGAAACACCCATGATGCCTGATGTGACTATGGCCACAGTCCAGTTCTTCACCTCTGAGAGTGTTTCTGCTGGTACAAGGAAGACTGCCACACTCCGCACCAGAAGTGTGAGGAGGCCCAAGCAGTCACCTCCTGATGGAGCCCACAACAGCAGCCCAGCACTCACTACTTCCTTCTCGCTCCCTTTCATTCAGGCCCTGTGGTCACTTACTCCCACTCGAAGTGTCCCTTAAAAGATAAACACATCATATGGACAATCCAGTGTCCAGTTTGAATATGAAACTACAGTAGCACAAACCCTTACATGAAAGTTGTTACATTAAATATTGTACTGGCCTAACTCAGCAACGGACCACTGACAATGAATTAATGTGCACACTTTACAAATATCATAACTACAGATCATATTAAATACGATACTACCTTTGAATATGCTTCAGATGTCTTAAAAAAATTAACTCCATGCTATCAATTTTATTATGACAGCCCTTCAGTGAATTGTCATTTGAAAAAGAACATTCAAAGGGATAACAATAAATAGCACATGATGGCAAAAAACGAGTATCATATAACTAATCCAGGTGTGATTATGTACAGCAGCAGGCTATCAATGATGAGAGCTCATACGTTACACATTTTGAGATTCTGTCCTGCACATCAATGCTGTAAAACTctgtattgtttgtgtgtgtgtgtgtgtgtgtgtgtgtgtgtgtgtgtgtgtgtgtgtgtgtgtgtggccccacTGGTGGtgggcagggtttttttttaattgccttCCTTTAAACCCTCTGATCATTAAGCTACTTTCATCCACACAGCTGTGATGGATGTTCTCTGTAAACTCTTGCCATTGTTTTGAAGGAAAAGTCCAGGTGGAAGAACAGTTTCTCGATTGCTGAACTGTGATTTTAATTCCATTTTCAGTCACTGAGGTCACTTGCAGAGCCCAGTTTAGTCTAATTTGATTGAACACTTTGAACTCCATGATACCTGTTTGCTTATTCTATGCAACCAACCGTGGCAAGATGACTAATTTTTTGTAGGATCAAATAAATTTTTTTGTGGAGGGTGAAATAAATTAGCAATTGAACATCATGGCTCTACAAAGAGGAAGGCAATTGAGTAATGCTGAGCTCAGTACCCCAAAACTCAAATTTTTAACACTGAGAACTTTTTGTATATATTTTGATCAAGAGGAAGTCACTTGTTCAGCACGGAGTACTTAACAcagatttacccccccccccccgtgatacTGCTGTAACTTGTTGACATTTGAGGTCATTTGGGTGCTGCTTTGTTAATTTGTAAACAGCAAGCTATCTCTTTTTAGCAACATAAAATATACATCAACATAAAATGTACATGAAGGATTACCAGGTGATTAGAACACTTGGATTTGCAATAAATGTAAATGTCTATAGATTTCTAAAATGCAAAAACATTTAATAAAGTATACGGTAACAATAGAGCACAGTAAAATGTGAGAGATAAGATTTCAAGGGAGAATTAGCATTTGGGTCTTTTGTTCACAATATGGGACTCCTCAACccttttatctttttttattttgttttgcttgATTGCACCCCACTCAATAGGCATTACAAAACACAATCTTTTTGCTTACGTCAACATGTAGGCAGATTTTGGTTTTACAAGAcctagacagatagataaagtGTGAGTTGTACATGCAAACACTGTGATGAGATTCTGTTGTCATCCATTTGTTTCCATATAGGGTCCAGATGAAATGCTGATTCTGCAAACAGTACACATTTCATACAGTTTGCCTATGATTGCCATAGCACTTATTTATAATTAAAGGGAAAAGATGGCTATACTCTACTGGCACGGTGACTtaatggttagcattgttgcttaACTAAAGAGCATTTTAGCTTTAATCCCAGTTTCCCTGTGTTTAAGTCTGTTTCCTCCGACTGTCCAAAGAAATGCATATTAGGTGAAATGGGGGCTCTAAAATGGCCTCAGGTACAAAAGACTGTGCAActgtgtgattgtgtttgtgtttgagtttgaGTGGAGTGGAGCTTTATCACCCTGCACTCTGGCCAAAAGTATGCTCAATGGAAAGGAATTAGGGGTTAAGAATTGACGTATGTGAACAGATATTCAATATGAACACAGTCCAGATTGTCATGACTGTTGGTCCATGAGTGAAACGTTGTCTATGAATTGAATGATTGCTCactgaattaattgaagaaataactaattgcatagaccaaacaaacaaaccaaacaaaacgtttgctgtgggaatatttataaatctaaaaaaaaagcttttgatcacaatagattaatagacaaattgCTTTTTAAGTAACAGGTTgcagtttgtaatgataggtgaacataaatcgtcatgcatggatatttcttgtggtgtaccccagggggtcggttttaggtccaacactgttcattctgtacttaaattatatatgcaagatatcaaaataTTGAAATtagttttatttgcagatgacatgaatatattttgttctggtgagaatttacagcagcttttagaggtgaccacaatagaaatgaaaaaataaaaatggtggtttgacaaaaatagATTATCCTTAactctggacaaaacaaagtttatgttgtttggaaattataaaataaataccaaagtaaaagtagtgatagacaatgtccagctagaatgagtatatgaaaatatattcctaggtgtgatactagaccacaaaatttgctggaaacctcacataacatatgtgcgagcaaagctggtAAGGAgaattgcagtcatgagaaaagcaagtcacattctggatcataaatcattgcacactctattgttcatttattttaccatatctgaactactgtgtggaggtatggggtaataccttcaaaaccaacctacaaccattatgtatatgacaaaaaagagccataaggataggtaataatgtaggatatcatgaaCAAACCaagaagctatttttaaagtcaagtgccttgaagttcagggattaagtagaatttaacacagcacaaataatgttcaaagcaagacacaatctactactgagtaatatacaaaaaaaatcttaggtagagaaggggaatataatttgagaggaaaattaaacttcaagtaaatatgtgttcgtacaactttgaagagcacgggcatttcaatctgtggggtaaaattgtggaacagtttgagcatggaactcaaacaatgtacaaacattacacagttcaagaagaagtacaaaggtctgattatcaagagGTTATAGGGATGTTGAAGTGTTAACAGTGTTaactgtttgttttatttttctctaAATATTTCTTATtacttttttttacaaattttctttctatgacaccgagtggatatttgggttttacatagcactgagatctgtttattcttgggaCATAACATTAGGATTAGgatgggtttttctttttttttctttctctcatgtttttggtgtgttttactctctttttttctcttattgttcacaatagttgcgtttgtattgtgcagcacaacttgcattgaatttgaacaatacagtacagtaggaattgagtttgaaatgtatagtagctgaattaacttaagagtaggtgagggtgtatacttcctcctactccttttcgaacatgtaacaaatagtctgacgcatacggagatttgtttgctgagtttgatgtgtggatttgttgatcacttcagattattggcaatggcttatctgtatgttatagccTGCTTATTTACGTGTTTGAGACAACtcaccattcatccattcattcgtaATCATTTGAATTTATGTTGTCTGGTGGCTGattctgttgtttttttaatttttataatAGAACTGTTTTtcttaattaagttttttttttatcaaattttTTGCAAGAATACTCTGacgaattcgaggggcagtccgagaaccgccacaaccggtacgcgaacccatatctcccaccccgcaagcgacaacgttaaccagtcgactaaaaggtccgacccgttagtcaacgtgtccacttatccatgcacgttacactacccccctccttcgggaaacgcgtccccgcgcttaagcatatcagctccttcacgcctctgggcgcatacgcttccgatggccttaccatcccacttctgacaccaatttcGCAAAgtcggggggcagcccgagaaccgccacagccgggacgcgaaccagtatCTCCCACCCCGCAagggacaacgttaaccagtcaactaaagggtccgacccgttagccaagggccaacgtgtctacttatccatgcacgttacaatactcttCCTGGAAATGCCTTTATTTTTGACCTCCACTGCAGCATTGGAGAGTGAGAAGAACTCGATTTTTAACTAAAAGCAATTATTTCCATAACTGTATGTGTTCTGAGTTAGGCAAATCCACACTTAAGTGACCAAGTAACCAGATTCACCTCCATTCATTTCCTATGGAACGCAAATAATTATGGCCAAAGTTATTGTGGGATAGTAGGTAGTGCAAAATTGGCATGTATTGCAGTAAAAAGGTAGAAAGTTCAAACATTTTCAAATTCATGCAAATGTGCATGGTGCTCGAGTAGCGAGGGCCAGTTATACTGGTCCAAATGAGCCCAGGCACTGTCTGTATACCACAACCAAGATGGTAGAGAAGAAAATTACAGTCTCGGGATTACCGGAACTGTACGACCCATCCCTGCTGCGAAAGCCTTTTGTTTTTAACCATTCTGTGCTAGAATGAACACAAACTTTTAAGTAGGCTGAAACCTGCATTAGGCAGTCCGAAGGAatcgaatcaagtgcaactggacttgaaatatatccgtgaagacgttcatcagccagtcagacttgcttggtctagtcagaaaggcacgaactgatgaagcctcttggatgagaggcgaaacgtcttcacggatatataccaagtccagttgcacttgattcaattcctttggataaccatgacctggatgaatgagaacattcacagacatgcattAGGCAGTGGCTTGACAATTAAACAAGTAAAACGTAACGTTGAACTTTGACAGATGTAACCACAACATATCTATTCACTAGTTACTGGTCTCAGAAACGCCTACAAAAGCAGCCACATAGAGAGAGATGATGAGGCCATGTGAGTTCATTGATTGCaaatgtagtgtaacgtgcatggattagtagacacgctggccgctagctggcgagtctgaccctttagtcgagcggttagcgatgtctcctgcggtgcgggcgatacgtgttcgcttcccggccgcggcagttcctgtggttgcgttgtcccccgaattcgctacattggtgtcagaagtgggatggagccatcggaagcgtatgcgccccgAGGCGTAaat from Lampris incognitus isolate fLamInc1 chromosome 8, fLamInc1.hap2, whole genome shotgun sequence encodes the following:
- the LOC130116330 gene encoding oligodendrocyte-myelin glycoprotein-like, with product MLGLLLVLLLGVHVLAVCPSMCSCSSSHREVDCSWKGLRLLPDGLQHNLHSLNISHNRLHNLDGQLTVYAHLRILDLSHNRLAYLPTGLPRSLWRLYAGANRIRLLDKNDTAYQWNLRLLELSNNKLERVVFINNTLSNLRVLNLNHNRFWTVPTNMPVHLETVDLSHNTLVQVLPDSLDRLPRLTHFYLHSNRFSMLPFGALDRLAGLKVISLGDNPWACHLHSNITYLLSWIQRTPARILGCPCHTQPICGEARPGRTGGWHFASYDQPPLAAGARDLSSIPPESSSTGWWYVSELNTQYTTRESLTTQQHSFATTPVRLTTLPLDTTDNHMIEEDLSTKTKPSAMAHRFPTDSLSIASTIFITDKAVSNNSQYMTDTPPVTETPMMPDVTMATVQFFTSESVSAGTRKTATLRTRSVRRPKQSPPDGAHNSSPALTTSFSLPFIQALWSLTPTRSVP